The DNA region CCCCACCGTCGCCCCCTCCGTCCGCTCCAACCTCACCGCCGTCCTCGGCCGCGAAGCCGCCTATCGCCAGACCGAACTGACCCTCGCCGCCCTCATCAAGGAAGGCAAAAAACTCGAACCCGACCTCCGCGGCGTCAAAGCCTGACCTCCACATAATCCCGCGCCCGCCCAGCCTTCATCACCCGGCGCGGCCCCCGCCACCAGCCGACAACCCCCATCCTTTTTACACATCAATCACCGGCCCGCCGCGGTCATCGCCCCCGCCGCGATTCTCCGGACGCCGCCTCCCGCTGAAACGCACCCGCGTGCTGCCCGTCCTCGTCAGACTGTTGAGCAGCAGGCTCAGCACCGCAATCACCAGCGCCCCCTTGAACGCCGCCCAAAAGCCGGCCACCTGAAATCCCTTGACCAGCTCGCCCACCAGCCACAGCAGCCCGGCATTGATCACCAGCGTGAACAATCCCAGAGTCAGCAGCAGCAACGGCAGCGACAGCAACATCAAAATCGGCCGCACAAACGCGTTCAACAAACCCAGCAGCAGCGTCGCCACCACCAAATCCACCCACCCCTCATACTGAATCCCGTCCACCACATGCGCCGCCACCAGCACCCCCACCATGGTGAT from Verrucomicrobiia bacterium includes:
- a CDS encoding phage holin family protein yields the protein MEGSSTVPDKLKAFVQAWIITMVGVLVAAHVVDGIQYEGWVDLVVATLLLGLLNAFVRPILMLLSLPLLLLTLGLFTLVINAGLLWLVGELVKGFQVAGFWAAFKGALVIAVLSLLLNSLTRTGSTRVRFSGRRRPENRGGGDDRGGPVIDV